gaagggaggagaaggaaggtGAAGAGAGAGGGTAaagaagggaggaggaggagggtgaaGAGAGAGGGTAAagaagggaggagaaggagggtgaagacagagggtaaagaagggaggagaaggaaggtGAAGAGAGAGGGTAaagaagagaggagaaggaggagagtgAAGAGAGAGGGTAAagaagggaggagaaggagggtgaAGAGAGAGGGTAAagaagggaggagaaggaggagagtgAAGAGAGAGGGTAAagaagggaggagaaggagggtgaAGAGAGAGGGTAAagaagggaggagaaggaggagagtgAAGAGAGAGGGTAAagaagggaggagaaggaggagagtgAAGAGAGAGGGTAAagaagggaggagaaggaggagagtgAAGAGAGAGGGTAAagaagggaggagaaggagggtgaAGAGAGAGGGTAAagaagggaggagaaggagggtgaAGAGAGAGGGTAAagaagggaggagaaggagggtgaAGAGAGAGGGTAAagaagggaggagaaggaaggtGAAGAGAGAGGGTAAagaagggaggagaaggagggtgaAGAGAGAGGGTAAAGAAGGGAGGAGGAGAGTGAAGAGAGAGGGTAAagaagggaggagaaggaaggtGAAGAGAGAGGGTAAagaagggaggagaaggaaggtGAAGAGAGAGGGTAAAGAAGGGAGGAGGAGAGTGAAGAGAGAGGGTAAAGAAGGGAGGAGGAGAGCGAAGAGAGAGGGTAaagaagagaggagaaggagggcgaagagagaggagagagagggtaaagaagggaggaggaggaggttgtaCCTGGAAGTCGGAGGCCCCGCTGCTCATCTGGTTGACGTTGGGCAGGGAGCCGCCATAGTAGGAGCCTCTCATGTGCGACATCTGCAGCTTCTGCACCTGGAGCTGACAACACACAGCGGGGTCATGTGAAACCAACTGCAACCCCCAATGTACAGGTGTGACCCCAGAGATCAGCGACACACGTGACCCCAGAGATCAGCGACACACGTGACCCCAGAGATCAGCGACACACGTGACCCCAGAGATCAGCGACACACGTGACCCCAGAGATCAGCGACACACGTGACCCCAGAGATCAGCGACACACGTGACCCCAGAGATCAGCGACACACGTGACCCCAGAGATCAGCGACACACGTGACCCCAGAGATCAGCGACACACGTGACCCCAGAGATCAGCGACACACGTGACCCCAGAGATCAGCGACACACGTGACCCCAGAGATCAGCGACACACGTGACCCCAGAGATCAGCGACACACGTGACCCCAGAGATCAGCGACACACGTGACCCCAGAGATCAGCGACACACGTGACCCCAGAGATCAGCGACACACGTGACCCCAGAGATCAGCGACACACGTGACCCCAGAGATCAGCGACACACGTGACCCCAGAGATCAGTGACACGTGACCCCAGAGATCAGTGACAGGTGACACACGTGACCCCAGAGATCAGTGACAGGTGACCCCAGAGATCAGTGACAGGTGACCCCAGAGATCAGTGACAGGTGACACAGGTGACCCCAGAGATCAGTGACAGGTGACACACGTGACCCCAGAGATCAGTGACAGGTGACACAGGTGACCCCAGAGATCAGTGACAGGTGACCCCAGAGATCAGTGACAGGTGACCCCAGAGATCAGTGACAGGTGACCCCAGAGATCAGTGACAGGTGACCCCAGAGATCAGTGACAGGTGACCCCAGAGATCAGTGACAGGTGACACATGTGACCCCAGAGATCAGTGACAGGTGACACATGTGACCCCAGAGATCAGTGACAGGTGACACACGTGACCCCAGAGATCAGTGACAGGTGACACATGTGACCCCAGAGATCAGTGACAGGTGACACATGTGACCCCAGAGATCAGTGACAGGTGACCCCAGAGATCAGTGACAGGTGACACACGTGACCCCAGAGATCAGTGACATGTGACCCCAGAGATCAGTGACAGGTGACCCCAGAGATCAGTGACAGGTGACACAGGTGACCCCAGAGATCAGTGACAGGTGACACAGGTGACCCCAGAGATCAGTGACAGGTGACACATGTGACCCCAGAGATCAGTGACAGGTGACACATGTGACCCCAGAGATCAGTGACAGGTGACACATGTGACCCCAGAGATCAGTGACAGGTGACACATGTGACCCCAGAGATCAGTGACAGGTGACACATGTGACCCCAGAGATCAGTGACAGGTGACACATGTGACCCCAGAGATCAGTGACAGGTGACACATGTGACCCCAGAGATCAGTGACAGGTGACCCCAGAGATCAGTGACACGTGACCCCAGAGATCAGTGATACGTGACCCCAGAGATCAGTGACACAGGTGACCCCAGAGATCAGTGACACAGGTGACCCCAGAGATCAGTGACAGGTGACACATGTGACCCCAGAGATCAGTGACAGGTGACACATGTGACCCCAGAGATCAGTGACAGGTGACACATGTGACCCCAGAGATCAGTGACAGGTGACACATGTGACCCCAGAGATCAGTGACAGGTGACACATGTGACCCCAGAGATCAGTGACAGGTGACACATGTGACCCCAGAGATCAGTGACAGGTGACACATGTGACCCCAGAGATCAGTGACAGGTCACACATGTGACCCCAGAGATCAGTGACAGGTGACCCCAGAGATCAGTGACACGTGACCCCAGAGATCAGTGACACGTGACCCCAGAGATCAGTGACACAGGTGACCCCAGAGATCAGTGACACATGTGACCCCAGAGATCAGTGACAGGTGACACATGTGACCCCAGAGATCAGTGACAGGTGACACATGTGACCCCAGAGATCAGTGACAGGTGACACATGTGACCCCAGAGATCAGTGACAGGTGACACATGTGACCCCAGAGATCAGTGACAGGTGACACATGTGACCCCAGAGATCAGTGACAGGTGACACATGTGACCCCAGAGATCAGTGACAGGTGACACATGTGACCCCAGAGATCAGTGACAGGTGACACATGTGACCCCAGAGATCAGTGACAGGTGACACATGTGACCCCAGAGATCAGTGACAGGTGACACATGTGACCCCAGAGATCAGTGACAGGTGACCCCAGAGATCAGTGACAGGTGACACATGTGACCCCAGAGATCAGTGACAGGTGACCCCAGAGATCAGTGACAGGTGACCCCAGAGATCAGTGACAGGTGACCCCAGAGATCAGTGACAGGTGACACAGGTGACCCCAGAGATCAGTGACAGGTGACCCCAGAGATCAGTGACAGGTGACACATGTGACCCCAGAGATCAGTGACAGGTGACCCCAGAGATCAGTGACAGGTGACCCCAGAGATCAGTGACAGGTGACCCCAGAGATCAGTGACAGGTGACCCCAGAGATCAGTGACAGGTGACCCCAGAGATCAGTGACAGGTGACCCCAGAGATCAGTGACAGGTGACACACGTGACCCCAGAGATCAGTGACAGGTGACCCCAGAGATCAGTGACAGGTGACCCACGTGACCCCAGAGATCAGTGACAGGTGACCCCAGAGATCAGTGACAGGTGACCCCAGAGATCAGTGACAGGTGACCCCAGAGATCAGTGACAGGTGACACACGTGACCCCAGAGATCAGTGACAGGTGACCCCAGAGATCAGTGACAGGTGACACACGTGACCCCAGAGATCAGTGACAGGTGACCCCAGAGATCAGTGACAGGTGACACACGTGACCCCAGAGATCAGTGACAGGTGACCCCAGAGATCAGTGACAGGTGACCCCAGAGATCAGTGACAGGTGACCCCAGAGATCAGTGACAGGTGACCCCAGAGATCAGTGACAGGTGACACATGTGACAGGTTCAGGTGATAAGTGTCAGATATCGCGATACGTCGCATGGCAGTACCCGGGTGGAGCCGATATCCATCATGACTTCCTCGAAGGCTGCCGTCTCCTCCGCCTGCCTCTGGCGCTGCAGCGCGATCTTCTCGCTGAACTTGCGCGGGTTGTTAGCAGAGCCCGGCCCGCTCGCCCCCGGAGCCGCCATTTTTTCAGCCCTTCCGCAGCCGCCGAAGGGGTGCAAGGAGGAGAGCAGCCACAGAGGCAGGCACGCCGGGAAACGTAGTCCGACTCCGCCCTATCCCTGCCAGACAGGCGGCAAAAGGAGCGGAAACGGACTACAAATCCCGCTCACCACTGCGAAGCGTGGGCCGCAACGCCTGCGGGAAATACGGCTCACGGCGGCAGCACAGAAATAGGCGTGACGAAGCcagaactacacctcccagcctgCCCTGCGCCATCAGGCCGCGGTtaacccctgaccagccatactcAGGCTATGTGCAACCCTCCTAATACCTCCCCAGGAATAACACCTCACTCAGGCTATGTGCACCCTCCTAATACCTCCCCAGGAATAACCCCTCACTCAGGCTATGTGCACCCTCCTAATACCTCCCCTCACTCAGGCTATGTGCACCCTCCTAATACCTCCCCAGGAATAACCCCTCACTCAGGCCATGTGCACCCTCCTAATACCTCCCCAGGAATAACACCTCACTCAGGCCATGTGCACCCTCCTAATACCTCCCCAGGAATAACACTTCACTCAGGCCATGTGCACCCTCCTAATACCTCCCCAGGAATAACCCCTCACTCAGGCTATGTGCACCCTCCTAATACCTCCCCTCACTCAGGCCATGTGCACCCTCCTAATACCTCCCCAGGAATAACTCCCCTCACTCAGGCTATGTGCACCCTCCTAATACTTCCCCAGGAATAACTCCCCTCACTCAGGCTATGTGCACCCTCCTAATACCTCCCCAGGAATAACACCTCACTCAGGCCATGTGCACCCTCCTAATACCTCCCCAGGAATAACCCCTCACTCAGGCTATGTGCACCCTCCTAATACCTCCCCTCACTCAGGCTATGTGCACCCTCCTAATACCTCCCCAGGAATAACCCCTCACTCAGGCTATGTGCACCCTCCTAATACCTCCCCTCACTCAGGCTATGTGCACCCTCCTAATACCTCCACAGGAATAACACCTCACTCAGGCCATGTGCACCCTCCTAATACCTCCCCAGGAATAACACCTCACTCAGGCCATGTGCACCCTCCTAATACCTCCCCAGGAATAACACCTCACTCAGGCCATGTGCACCCTCCTAATACCTCCCCAGTAATAACACCTCACTCAGGCCATGTGCACCCTCCTAATACCTCCCCAGGAATAACACCTCACTCAGGCCATGTGCACCCTCCTAATACCTCCCCAGGAATAACACCTCACTCAGGCCATGTGCACCCTCCTAATACCTCCCCAGGAATAACACCTCACTCAGGCTATGTGCACCCTCCTAATACTTCCCCAGGAATAACTCCTCACTCAGGCTATGTGCACCCTCCTAATACTTCCCCAGGAATAACTCCTCACTCAGGCTATGTGCACCCTCCTAATACCTCCCCAGGAATAACACCTCACTCAGGCCATGTGCACCCTCCTAATACCTCCCCAGGAATAACACCTCACTCAGGCTATGTGCACCCTCCTAATACCTCCCCAGGAATAACACCTCACTCAGGCCATGTGCACCCTCCTAATACCTCCCCAGGAATAACACCTTACTCAGGCTATGTGCACCCTCCTAATACCTCCCCAGGAATAACACCTCACTCAGGCTATGTGCACCCTCCTAATACCTCCCCAGGAATAACACCTCACTCAGGCCATGTGCACCCTCCTAATACCTCCCCAGGAATAACACCTTACTCAGGCTATGTGCACCCTCCTAATACCTCCCAAGGAATAACACCTTACTCAGGCTATGTGCACCCTCCTAATACCTCCCCAGGAATAACCCCTCACTCAGGCTATGTGCACCCTCCTAATAGCTCCCAGGAATAACTCCCCTCACTCAGGCTATGTGCACCCTCCTAATACCTCCCCAGGAATAACACTTCACTCAGGCTATGTGCACCCTCCTAATACCTCCCCAGGAATAACACCTTACTCAGGCCATGTGCACCCTCCTAATACCTCCCCTCACACAGGCTATGTGCACCCTCCTAATACCTCCCCAGGAATAACACCTCACTCAGGCCATGTGCACCGACCTAATACCTCCCCAGGAATAACTCCCCTCACTCAGGCTATGTGCACCCTCCTAATAGCTCCCCAGGAATAACTCCCCTCATTCAGGCTATGTGCACCCTCCTAATAGCTCCCCAGGAATAACTCCCCTCACTCAGGCTATGTGCACCCTCCTAATAGCTCCCCAGGAATAACCCCTCACTCAGGCTATGTGCACCCTCCTAATACCTCCCCTCACTCAGGCTATGTGCACCCTCCTAATACCTCCCCTGGAATAACTCCCCTCACTCAGGCTATGTGCACCCTCCTAATACCTCCCCAGGAATAACACCTCACTCAGGCTATGTGCACCCTCCTAATACCTCCCCTCACTCAGGCTATGTGCACCCTCCTAATACCTCCCCTGGAATAACTCCCCTCACTCAGGCTATGTGCACCCTCCTAATACCTCCCCAGGAATAACACCTCACTCAGGCCATGTGCACCCTCCTAATAGCTCCCCAGGAATAACCCCTCACTCAGGCTATGTGCACCCTCCTAATACCTCCCCAGGAATAACACCTCACTCAGGCCATGTGCACCCTCCTAATAGCTCCCCAGGAATAACCCCTCACTCAGGCTATGTGCACCCTCCTAATACCTCCCCTCACACAGGCTATGTGCACCCTCCTAATACCTCCCCAGGAATAACCCCTCAAGCAGGCTATGTGCACCCTCCTAATACCTCCCCTCACTCAGGCTATGTGCACCCTCCTAATACCTCCCCTGGAATAACTCCCCTCACTCAGGCTATGTGCACCCTCCTAATACCTCCCCTGGAATAACTCCCCTCACTCAGGCTATGTGCACCCTCCTAATACCTCCCCGGGAATAACACCTCACTCAGGCCATGTGCACCGACCTAATACCTCCCCAGGAATAACACCTTACTCAGGCTATGTGCACCCTCTTAATACCTCCCCTCACACACAGGTTATGTGCACCCTCCTAATACTTCCCCAGGAATAACTCCCCTCAAGCAGGCTATGTGCACCCTCTTAATACCTCCCCTCACACACAGGTTATGTGCACTCTCCTAATACTTCCCCAGGAATAACTCCCCTCAAGCAGGCTATGTGCACCCTCCTAATACCTCCCCTCACACACACTCAGGGAACACTGTAAAGAGCAGATATTTATTGGCATCAAACATCCAGTCAGTAAAACACACAGACTGAAAGCcgtaacaaacctcatgtaaaaaAAACACTAGAAATACAGTAAAATATCAAATATAGTCATTTCTGGCACCATTGTGAGCAAGAAGGGGTTAAGGGGGCCCCTCATACACATCTGATGGGTTAATCAGGGAGCGAGGAGAACGCCATCTGCGTTACGGATGACAGAAGGCGGAGCTTAGTGgtaaaggaggaggatctggactctTACCAGCAGGCGGGAGGTATCCAGACTACTGCCCTCATCATCCATTGCTGTATAAACCAACCACCAGGGGGCGGCATGGTGCACTCCTGGGGCCACATTGAAATTCTATGAGTAGTTTAGAGGGGAAGCCTTTACTGGCGGACCGCCCTCCCCCCCTAACACCTGTGCTCATTAAATCACGGAGGGCGAGAGGCGTGCACGTAAAAATGAGACATGGCGTTAAATCCGTCTAAGAAGTCTCAGCGTTTGGAGATTAAAGAGAAATTCCATCCATGAAGGAACAGCTCCACCAATTACTGTGTGTGTAGCCACAGACAGATGGCGGTATTACTGACTGCTGGTGTAGCCACAGACAGATGGCGGTATTACTGACTGCTGGTGTAGCCACAGACAGATGGCGGTATTACTGACTGCTGGTGTAGCCACAGACAGATGGCGGTATTACTGACTGCTGGTGTAGCCACAGACAGATGGCGGTATTACTGACTGCTGGTGTAGCCACAGACAGATGGCGGTATTACTGACTGCTGGTGTAGCCACAGACAGATGGCGGTATTACTGACTGCTGGTGTAGCCACAGACAGATGGTGGTATTACTGACTGCTGGTGTAGCCACAGACAGATGGCGGTATTACTGACTGCTGGTGTAGCCACAGACAGATGGCGGTATTACTGACTGCTGGTGTAGCCACAGACAGATGGCGGTATTACTGACTGCTGGTGTAGCCACAGACAGATGGCGGTATTACTGACTGCTGGTGTAGCCACAGACAGATGGCGGTATTACTGACTGCTGGTGTAGCCACAGACAGATGGTGGTATTACTGACTGCTGGTGTAGCCACAGACAGATGGCGGTATTACTGACTGCCGGTGTAGCCGTATTCTTACCTACAGGGGGCGGTATTACTGACTGCTGGTGTAGCCACAGACAGATGGCGGTATTACTGACTGCTGGTGTAGCCGTATTCTTACCTACAGGGGGCGGTATTACTGACTGCTGGTGTAGCCACAGACAGATGGCGGTATTACTGACTGCTGGTGTAGCCACAGACAGATGGCGGTATTACTGACTGCTGGTGTAGCCACAGACAGATGGCGGTATTACTGACTGCTGGTGTAGCCACAGACAGATGGCGGTATTACTGACTGCCGGTGTAGCCGTATTCTTACCTACAGGGGGCGGTATTACTGACTGCTGGTGTAGCCACAGACAGATGGCGGTATTACTGACTGCTGGTGTAGCCGTATTCTTACCTACAGGGGGCGGTATTACTGACTGCTGGTGTAGCCACAGACAGATGGCGGTATTACTGACTGCTGGTGTAGCCACAGACAGATGGCGATATTACTGACTGCCGGTGTAGCCGTATTCTTACCTACAGGGGGCGGTATTACTGACTGCTGGTGTAGCCACAGACAGATGGCGGTATTACTGACTGCTGGTGTAGCCGTATTCTTACCTACAGGGGGCGGTATTACTGACTGCTGGTGTAGCCACAGACAGATGGCGGTATTACTGACTGCTGGTGTAGCCACAGACAGATGGCGGTATTACTGACTGCTGGTGTAGCCACAGACAGATGGCGGTATTACTGACTGCCGGTGTAGCCGTATTCTTACCTACAGGGGGCGGTATTACATTAGTTACTGCCGGTGTAGCCGTATTCTTACCTACAGGGGGCGGTATTACTGACTGCGGTGTAGCCGTATTCTTACCTACAGGGGGCGGTATTACATTAGTGACTGCCGGTGTAGCCGTATTCTTACCTACAGGGGGCGGTATTACATTAGTGACTGCCGGTGTAGCCGTATTCTTACCTACAGGGGGCGGTATTACTGACTGCTGGTGTAGCCACAGACAGATGGCGGTATTACTGACTGCTGGTGTAGCCACAGACAGATGGCGATATTACTGACTGCCGGTGTAGCCGTATTCTTACCTACAGGGGGCGGTATTACTGACTGCTGGTGTAGCCACAGACAGATGGCGGTATTACTGACTGCTGGTGTAGCCGTATTCTTACCTACAGGGGGCGGTATTACTGACTGCTGGTGTAGCCACAGACAGATGGCGGTATTACTGACTGCTGGTGTAGCCACAGACAGATGGCGGTATTACTGACTGCTGGTGTAGCCACAGACAGATGGCGATATTACTGACTGCTGGTGTAGCCACAGACAGATGGCGATATTACTGACTGCCGGTGTAGCCGTATTCTTACCTACAGGGGGCGGTATTACATTAGTTACTGCCGGTGTAGCCGTATTCTTACCTACAGGGGGCGGTATTACTGACTGCGGTGTAGCCGTATTCTTACCTACAGGGGGCGGTATTACATTAGTGACTGCCGGTGTAGCCGTATCCTTACCTACAGGGGGCGGTATTACATTAGTTACTGCCGGTGTAGCCGTATTCTTACCTACAGGGGGCGGTATTACATTAGTGACTGCCGGTGTAGCCGTATTCTTACCTACAGGGGGCGGTATTACATTAGTTACTGCCGGTGTAGCCGTATTCTTACCTACAGGGGGCGGTATTACATTAGTGACTGCTGGTGTAGCCGTATTCTTACCTACAGGGGGCGGTATTACTTTAGTGACTGCGGTGTAGCCGTATTCTTACCTACAGGGGGCGGTATTACATTAGTGACTGCGGTGTAGCCGTATTCTTACCTACAGGGGGCGGTATTACATTAGTGACTGCTGGTGTAGCCGTATTCTTACCTACAGGGGGCGGTATTAGTGACTGCCGGTGTAGCCGTATTCTTACCTACAGGGGGCGGTATTACATTAGTGACTGCGGTGTAGCCGTATTCTTACCTACAGGGGGCGGTATTACATTAGTGACTGCCGGTGTAGCCGTATTCTTACCTACAGGGGGCGGTATTACATTAGTGACTGCCGGTGTAGCCGTATCCTTACCTACAGAGGGCGGTATTACATTAGTGACTGCGGTGTAGCCGTATTCTTACCTACAGGGGGCGGTATTACTTTAGTGACTGCTGGTGTAGCCGTATCCTTACCTACAGAGGGCGGTATTACATTAGTGACTGCGGTGTAGCCGTATTCTTACCTACAGGGGGCGGTATTACATTAGTGACTGCCGGTGTAGCCGTATCCTTACCTACAGAGGGCGGTATTACATTAGTGACTGCTGGTGTAGCCGTATTCTTACCTACAGGGGGCGGTATTACATTAGTGACTGCTGGTGTAGCCGTATTCTTACCTACAGGGGGCGGTATTACATTAGTGACTGCCGGTGTAGCCGTATCCTTACCTACAGAGGGCGGTATTACATTAGTGACTGCGGTGTAGCCGTATTCTTACCTACAGGGGGCGGTATTACTTTAGTGACTGCTGGTGTAGCCGTATCCTTACCTACAGAGGGCGGTATTACATTAGTGACTGCGGTGTAGCCGTATTCTTACCTACAGGGGGCGGTATTACATTAGTGACTGCCGGTGTAGCCGTATCCTTACCTACAGAGGGCGGTATTACATTAGTGACTGCTGGTGTAGCCGTATTCTTACCTACAGAGGGCGGTATTACATTAGTGACTGCTGGTGTAGCCGTATCCTTACCTACAGGGGGCGGTATTACATTAGTGACTGCCGGTGTAGCCGTATCCTTACCTACAGAGGGCGGTATTACATTAGTGACTGCCGGTGTAGCCGTATTCTTACCTACAGGGGGCGGTATTACATTAGTGACTGCGGTGTAGCCGTATTCTTACCTACAGAGGGCGGTATTACATTAGTGACTGCGGTGTAGCCGTATTCTTACCTACAGAGGGCGGTATTACATTAGTGACTGCGGTGTAGCCGTATTCTTACCTACAGGGGGCGGTATTACATTAGTGACCGTCGATGTAGTAATACTTTGCTCACTAGGGTGCAGTATTATCACACCACTACTGGCTGCAGTTGCTCAGCAGAGGCAGTACGGGGGCAGGCACCCATGAGGGGGCATCAGTCAGGGGCCCCTCACACCTTGATGAATAAGATGGCGGTGATGACAGAGAAGCCGCACAGGATGACGATGACCTTGACAATGCGCTGGTCGCCGGCGGTCAGCTCGTGGGGCAGGATCTCCAGGAAGGTGATGTACAGGAAGGTCCCTGTGGCGATGCCCTCCAGGACGCTGCGGCTCAACTGGTGCATGGGGTCTGCGTTCTCTGTCAGCACGATGCCAAGGCCGATGCCCAGCGGAGTCATGAAGGCGAAgaggaggaggcaggagaggATGGCGCGGGGGCGGAGGCGGCCCTGCGCCAGCTTCAGCGTCAGGCTGAAGGAGATGATGCACTTGTGTATGAGGAGCGCCAGGCAGGTCTCCAGCACCTTCCCGCTCTCCTGCAGGAGCCCCACCGCCAGACCCTCCAGGACCGAGTGCAAGGACAGAGACAGGACCAGGACCACGGCCCGGACCGCAGAGTGCGCGTTGACATCCACGTGGACGTGCGGCTGGTCTGTGTGCGGGATCCTGGAGTCAGCGCCCAGGAGGGAGTGCGTCTCCTCCGACCACCCCGGCTGCTCCTTGTAACTCAGCACAATCTGCTCCAGGACCAGGACCAGGAAGAAGCCCATGGCCAAGATGAACTCCTGCAGCGGGAACTGGAGCTGTGGGTAAGCACAGAGAGCAAGGGGTTAAAACAGGTAGTAGCTCATATGGCTGGGCCTACTGCCCCGGGCCACCCGGCCAGGCCTGCTACTGCCCCGGGCCACCCGGCCAGGCCTGCTACTGCCCCGGGCCACCCGGCCAGGCCTGCTACTGCCCCGGGCCACCCGGCCAGGCCTGCTACTGCCCCGGGCCACCCGGCCAGGCCTGCTACTGCCCCGGGCCACCCGGCCAGGCCTGCTACTGCCCCGGGCCACCCGGCCAGGCCTGCTACTGCCCCGGGCCACCCGGCCAGGCCTGCTACTGCCCCGGGCCACCCGGCCAGGCCTGCTACTGCCCCGGGCCACCCGGCCAGGCCTGCTACTGCCCCGGGCCACCCGGCCAGGCCTGCTACTGCCTCGGGCCACCCGGCCATCCTACTACTGCCTCGGGCCACCCGGCCACTGCCCCGGGCCACCCGGCCATCCTACTACTGCCCCGGGCTACCCGGCCAGGGCTAATGTGACGAGCCCAGCTAGGTATCTGGCGGCACCCGCCATACTCACGGTTATGTTCATCCTCAAGAGGGCGTTGTTGACCCCGGAGAGGTAGTCGGGCAGCAGGTCCAGGAGGCAGGTGGCCAGGAAGACGCCCCCGGAGAAGCAGCTGATGAGACTGAGCGCTCTGCGCCGCCCGCCTGCAGTGAGGAAAGTGCCGACATTACAGGAGACCCCGCCGCTGTCCTGACAACACCGATGCCTCCGATGAGGGTGGCAGACTTACCCAAGATGTCGGGGGCAGCTTGGCGTCTGAAGAGGAAGAGGGGGGCCAGGCCACTGATGAGGGTCAGGAGAAGCAGCGTCACCAGAGACCCCAGCTTCACCTCTAGGCCGGCCACCGGGAGGGAGGCATCCTCCAGGCCCGGGCTCCACACCATGCTGGCGGGGTTCACCTCCATGGCGGGAAGAAGAGAGGCGGCACGGGTCACCGGAGGTCACTGCAGGACAGAGGACACGATGAGGGGGGCGAGGCACGGCACAGAGGGGGGCGAGGCACGGCACAGAGGGGGGCGAGGCACGGCACAGAGGG
The sequence above is drawn from the Bufo bufo chromosome 11, aBufBuf1.1, whole genome shotgun sequence genome and encodes:
- the SLC39A1 gene encoding zinc transporter ZIP1, coding for MEVNPASMVWSPGLEDASLPVAGLEVKLGSLVTLLLLTLISGLAPLFLFRRQAAPDILGGRRRALSLISCFSGGVFLATCLLDLLPDYLSGVNNALLRMNITLQFPLQEFILAMGFFLVLVLEQIVLSYKEQPGWSEETHSLLGADSRIPHTDQPHVHVDVNAHSAVRAVVLVLSLSLHSVLEGLAVGLLQESGKVLETCLALLIHKCIISFSLTLKLAQGRLRPRAILSCLLLFAFMTPLGIGLGIVLTENADPMHQLSRSVLEGIATGTFLYITFLEILPHELTAGDQRIVKVIVILCGFSVITAILFIKV